Proteins encoded by one window of Salvia splendens isolate huo1 chromosome 14, SspV2, whole genome shotgun sequence:
- the LOC121764757 gene encoding putative germin-like protein 2-1, with protein sequence MLSFPSQQQYIIKHTKMAFLLCAIVLVSSWASMTYASDPGQLQDFCVAVPDSSSAVFVNGKFCKNPTMVVADDFLRQGLNKAGNTSNQVGSAVTAVNVNQLPGLNTLGVSLARLDFAPYGINPPHTHPRATEAFLLMEGTLYVGFVTSNPADPAQKNKLFTKYLYPGDVFVFPQGLIHFQLNVGKTNAVAFAGFGSQNPGTITIANAVFGSDPKINPDVLAKAFRVEKNIIDYIQAQFN encoded by the exons ATGCTAAGTTTTCCATCACAACAACAATATATCATCAAACATACGAAGATGGCTTTTCTTTTATGCGCCATTGTTCTTGTTTCTTCATGGGCTTCGATGACATATGCTTCCGATCCCGGCCAGCTTCAGGATTTCTGCGTTGCTGTTCCCGATTCCAGCTCTGCAG TTTTTGTGAACGGGAAGTTTTGCAAGAACCCGACCATGGTGGTCGCGGATGATTTCCTCAGACAGGGTCTAAACAAGGCCGGAAACACATCCAATCAGGTTGGATCGGCCGTGACCGCAGTCAACGTTAACCAGCTTCCCGGGCTCAACACTCTAGGCGTTTCCCTGGCTCGCCTCGACTTCGCCCCATACGGGATCAACCCACCCCACACCCACCCCCGTGCAACCGAAGCCTTCCTCTTGATGGAAGGCACTCTTTATGTGGGCTTCGTCACTTCCAACCCAGCCGATCCGGCCCAGAAGAACAAGCTCTTTACCAAATATTTGTACCCCGGAGATGTCTTCGTCTTCCCACAAGGTCTCATCCACTTTCAGTTGAACGTTGGAAAGACCAACGCCGTTGCATTTGCTGGCTTCGGCAGCCAGAACCCAGGTACCATCACCATTGCCAATGCGGTGTTCGGGTCGGACCCCAAGATCAACCCAGATGTGCTGGCCAAGGCTTTCCGGGTTGAGAAGAACATTATCGATTACATTCAGGCACAGTTCAACTAA